A stretch of the Metopolophium dirhodum isolate CAU chromosome 8, ASM1992520v1, whole genome shotgun sequence genome encodes the following:
- the LOC132951169 gene encoding glucoside xylosyltransferase 1, giving the protein MTSDAMVRLKLSCLFLCVIGFSIVTLLCLYFPDKQIAYNIGRLSALNASILPGSHSVQLFQTKKNEEVVIAAVICGNRTSQALVMIKSAIVFRGNSDLRIVVIAEKNIQQEFDETLRDWRLLTNDSFSYEIHSIIFPKEHSDEWRKLFQPCASERLFLPTVLNHLDSILYVDTDTLFLSSVEDVWKHFSQMNSSQLAAMVPEHEDMNVGWYNRFANHPYYGKLGLNSGVMLMNLTRMREFNWISRLAPVLEKYRLYLTWGDQDIINVIFHDHPDKVYVYPCRYNYRSDHCMYMSNCKSAEEDGVAVLHGSRSTFQTNKQPAFRALFNAMSQYQLGSDPVKYLLEASASLLNKTTSTNCGRLAPIFTHNMRLMFQTV; this is encoded by the exons ATGACATCTGATGCGATGGTTCGACTCAAGTTGTCGTGTCTTTTTCTGTGCGTTATCGGGTTCTCAATCGTTACACTGCTGTGTTTGTATTTCCCCGACAAGCAGATCGCGTATAACATTGGTAGGTTATCGGCCCTTAATGCCAGTATTTTACCCGGCAGCCATTCGGTTCAACTGTTTCAGACCAA GAAAAATGAAGAAGTGGTAATAGCTGCTGTGATTTGTGGAAATCGTACGTCCCAAGCATTGGTTATGATTAAATCAGCAATTGTCTTTCGGGGTAATTCAGATCTGAGAATTGTAGTTATTGCTGAGAAAAACATTCAACAAGAATTTGATGAAACT TTACGAGATTGGAGACTATTGACTAATGATTCATTTTCCTATGAGATACATAGCATTATCTTTCCTAAAGAACACTCCGATGAATGGAGAAAACTATTTCAGCCGTGTGCATCTGAACGTCTTTTTTTGCCA aCGGTTTTAAATCATTTAGACTCAATTCTCTATGTAGACACCGATACCTTATTCTTAAGCAGCGTTGAAGATGTATGGAAACATTTTTCTCAAATGAATTCTTCCCAGTTGGCTGCAATGGTACCTGAACATGAAGACATGAATGTTGGGTGGTATAATAGATTTGCCAACCATCCATATTATGGAAAATTAG gaTTGAATTCTGGTGTAATGTTAATGAATCTCACCCGTATGAGAGAATTCAATTGGATAAGTCGGCTGGCACctgttttggaaaaatatagACTATACCTTACTTGGGGAGATcaagatattataaatgtaatttttcacGATCATCCAG ataagGTTTATGTATATCCGTGTCGATATAATTATCGTTCTGATCATTGTATGTATATGAGTAACTGCAAGTCAGCTGAAGAGGATGGAGTGGCAGTACTTCACGGATCTCGTTCTACATTTCAGACTAACAAACAGCCTGCATTCCGAGCATTATTTAATGCCATGTCCCAA TATCAACTTGGAAGTGATCCAGTTAAATATCTCTTGGAGGCATCTGCCAGTCTACTGAATAAGACTACATCAACCAACTGTGGACGTCTTGCTCCCATATTTACACACAATATGAGACTCATGTTTCAAACAGTATGA